The Serratia rhizosphaerae genome has a segment encoding these proteins:
- the hemG gene encoding menaquinone-dependent protoporphyrinogen IX dehydrogenase, producing the protein MKALILYSSRDGQTHAIASYIANKLQEAMCCDVVDLLQAENVDLGQYQRIMIGASIRYGHFHPALDKFVKRHAERLNQMPSAFFSVNLTARKSDKRSPQTNPYTRKFLLSSPWQPTQCAVFAGALRYPRYRWFDRIMIQFIMRMTGGETDSSKEVEYTDWREVERFAQEFRQL; encoded by the coding sequence ATGAAGGCACTGATTCTCTATTCAAGTCGCGATGGGCAGACTCATGCAATTGCTTCTTATATTGCGAACAAGCTGCAAGAGGCAATGTGCTGTGATGTGGTCGATCTGCTTCAGGCGGAAAACGTCGATCTCGGGCAGTATCAACGCATCATGATCGGCGCCTCGATTCGTTACGGACATTTCCATCCTGCGTTGGATAAGTTTGTAAAACGTCATGCTGAACGCTTAAACCAAATGCCGAGCGCTTTCTTCTCTGTCAATCTGACGGCGCGCAAGTCAGACAAGCGTTCACCCCAAACCAATCCTTATACGCGTAAGTTCCTGCTTTCCTCGCCATGGCAACCAACACAGTGCGCGGTCTTTGCCGGCGCGCTGCGTTATCCGCGTTATCGCTGGTTCGACCGTATTATGATTCAGTTTATTATGCGTATGACGGGGGGAGAAACGGATAGCAGTAAAGAAGTGGAGTACACGGATTGGCGTGAGGTCGAGCGCTTTGCCCAGGAATTTCGCCAGCTTTAG
- the trkH gene encoding Trk system potassium transporter TrkH: MHFRAITRIVGVLVILFSGTMFLPGLVALIYRDGAGRAFTQTFFVAVTIGLLLWWPNRKQKHELKPREGFLIVVLFWTVLGSVGALPFLFSERPNLSLTDAFFESFSGLTTTGATTLVGLDSLPKAILFYRQMLQWMGGMGIIVLAVAILPILGVGGMQLYRAEMPGPLKDNKMRPRIAETAKTLWLIYVLLTLACALALWGAGMSAFDAIGHSFSTIAIGGFSTHDASIGYYASPTINTIIAVFLLISGCNYGLHFALLSGRSLKVYWRDPEFRMFIFVQLTLVVVCSVILWGHGVYQSGMETINQAFFQVVSMATTAGFTTDSIAKWPLFLPMLLLCSAFIGGCAGSTGGGLKVIRILLLYLQGSRELKRLVHPNAVYTIKLGNRALPERILEAVWGFFSAYALVFIVSMLAIIATGVDDFSAFAAVTATLNNLGPGLGVVADNFTTMPPPAKWILVLTMLFGRLEVFTLLVLFTPTFWRE; encoded by the coding sequence ATGCATTTTCGCGCCATAACCCGTATCGTAGGTGTATTGGTCATCTTATTCTCCGGGACAATGTTCCTCCCTGGGCTGGTGGCGTTGATTTACCGCGATGGCGCGGGACGGGCATTTACGCAGACCTTCTTTGTCGCCGTGACTATCGGCCTGCTGCTGTGGTGGCCGAACCGCAAGCAAAAGCATGAGCTGAAACCGCGCGAAGGATTTCTGATCGTCGTGTTGTTCTGGACGGTGCTGGGCAGCGTGGGGGCTTTGCCCTTCCTGTTCTCTGAGCGGCCTAATCTCTCGCTTACCGATGCATTTTTCGAATCCTTTTCCGGCTTGACCACCACCGGCGCAACGACGCTGGTCGGGTTGGACTCGCTGCCAAAAGCCATTTTGTTCTACCGGCAGATGCTGCAGTGGATGGGTGGGATGGGGATCATCGTACTGGCGGTCGCTATTTTGCCTATTCTCGGCGTCGGCGGGATGCAGTTGTATCGGGCAGAAATGCCGGGGCCGTTGAAAGACAATAAAATGCGTCCGAGGATTGCGGAAACGGCGAAAACACTGTGGCTTATCTATGTGCTGTTGACTCTGGCCTGCGCATTGGCGCTGTGGGGCGCCGGGATGTCGGCGTTCGATGCCATTGGCCACAGTTTTTCAACCATCGCCATTGGCGGTTTCTCCACCCACGACGCGAGCATCGGCTATTACGCCAGTCCGACAATTAACACCATCATCGCCGTGTTCCTGCTGATTTCCGGCTGTAACTATGGTCTGCACTTTGCGCTATTGAGCGGCCGCAGCCTTAAAGTGTATTGGCGCGACCCTGAATTCCGCATGTTTATTTTCGTGCAATTGACGCTGGTGGTGGTGTGTTCGGTGATCCTGTGGGGGCATGGCGTCTATCAGTCTGGTATGGAAACGATCAACCAGGCGTTTTTCCAGGTGGTGTCCATGGCGACGACGGCAGGTTTTACGACCGACAGCATCGCCAAATGGCCGCTGTTCTTGCCGATGCTGCTGCTGTGTTCCGCCTTTATCGGCGGCTGCGCCGGTTCTACCGGCGGTGGCCTGAAGGTAATCCGCATTTTACTGTTGTATCTGCAGGGGTCGCGTGAACTGAAAAGACTGGTGCATCCCAATGCCGTGTATACCATTAAACTGGGTAACCGCGCGTTACCCGAACGTATATTAGAAGCAGTATGGGGTTTCTTCTCCGCTTACGCGCTGGTGTTCATTGTCAGCATGCTGGCGATTATCGCCACCGGCGTGGATGACTTCTCCGCCTTTGCTGCCGTGACCGCTACGCTGAACAACCTGGGGCCGGGCCTGGGGGTTGTCGCCGATAACTTTACGACCATGCCGCCGCCGGCGAAGTGGATACTGGTGTTGACGATGTTGTTTGGGCGTCTTGAAGTTTTCACACTGCTGGTTCTGTTTACGCCGACCTTCTGGCGTGAATGA
- a CDS encoding IMPACT family protein — protein MEAYPVPADAISVSEEIKKSRFITLLAPTCGVEAAKAFIQRVREEHPTARHHCWAFVAGAPGDSQQLGFSDDGEPSGTAGKPILAQLMGSGVGEITAVVVRYYGGIKLGTGGLVKAYGSGVQQALKLLPLVSKVPQLEYTLQCDYAQLALVENLLQQMEGRILHGEYGADVVLHLALPATETETFGNKLRDLSRGNLQLTPISQ, from the coding sequence ATGGAAGCATACCCGGTTCCTGCCGACGCTATCAGCGTCAGTGAGGAGATAAAGAAAAGCCGCTTTATTACGCTGTTGGCACCGACTTGCGGTGTGGAAGCGGCTAAAGCTTTTATTCAGCGGGTCAGAGAAGAGCATCCAACGGCCCGGCACCACTGCTGGGCTTTTGTCGCCGGCGCGCCGGGGGATTCGCAGCAGTTGGGGTTTTCCGACGACGGCGAGCCTTCCGGCACAGCAGGGAAACCGATCCTGGCCCAGCTGATGGGCAGCGGCGTGGGGGAGATAACCGCAGTGGTGGTACGCTACTACGGTGGGATTAAATTAGGCACCGGTGGCCTGGTCAAGGCCTATGGCAGCGGGGTGCAGCAGGCGTTAAAGCTGCTGCCGTTGGTCAGCAAAGTGCCGCAGTTGGAATATACTTTGCAATGCGACTATGCGCAGCTGGCGTTGGTTGAGAACCTGCTACAGCAAATGGAAGGGCGGATTCTGCACGGCGAATATGGTGCGGATGTTGTGTTGCATCTGGCCTTGCCGGCAACGGAAACCGAGACCTTTGGGAATAAATTACGTGATCTGAGTCGCGGTAATTTGCAATTAACCCCCATTTCGCAATAA
- the pepQ gene encoding Xaa-Pro dipeptidase, protein METLASLYNEHLNELQNRARDVLARNKLDALLIHSGELLRVFQDDHHYPFKVNAHFKAWVPVTSVPNCWLWIDGVNKPKLWFYSPVDYWHSVEPLPNSFWTQSVDLMPLTNAGDIGQLLPAQRERVGYIGYAQQRARELGIAEDNINPQAVLNYLDFHRSIKTGYEQTCMRAAQKTAVTGHKAAREAFLSGMSEFDINQAYLTATGHRDTDVPYGNIVALNEHAAVLHYTTLEHQPPSDMRSFLIDAGAEYNGYAADLTRTYAADGDSDFAALIKDLNAEQLALIGTLKPGVRYTDYHVQMHQRLASLLKKHRLVNDISEEAMVEQGLTCPFLPHGLGHPLGLQVHDAAGFMQDENGTHLAAPAKYPFLRCTRVLQPGMVLTIEPGLYFIESLLAPWRSGEFAKHFAWERIDMMKAYGGIRIEDNVVIHEKRVENMTRDLNLA, encoded by the coding sequence ATGGAAACGCTGGCTTCTTTGTATAACGAACATCTGAATGAACTGCAAAACCGCGCACGCGATGTGTTGGCGCGCAATAAACTGGACGCGCTGCTGATTCATTCCGGCGAGTTGTTGCGGGTCTTTCAGGATGACCACCACTATCCGTTCAAGGTCAACGCGCATTTTAAAGCGTGGGTGCCGGTGACGTCGGTGCCGAACTGCTGGTTATGGATTGATGGCGTTAACAAACCGAAGCTGTGGTTCTATTCGCCGGTGGATTATTGGCACAGCGTCGAGCCTCTGCCGAACAGCTTCTGGACGCAATCTGTCGATCTGATGCCGCTGACCAATGCCGGTGATATCGGCCAGCTCCTGCCGGCACAGCGTGAGCGCGTCGGCTATATCGGCTATGCCCAACAGCGGGCGCGGGAGCTGGGCATTGCGGAGGATAATATCAATCCGCAGGCGGTGCTGAACTACCTTGATTTCCATCGTTCGATCAAAACCGGTTACGAACAGACCTGCATGCGCGCCGCGCAGAAAACGGCGGTGACGGGCCATAAGGCGGCGCGTGAAGCCTTCCTGTCCGGCATGAGCGAGTTTGATATCAACCAGGCTTATCTGACTGCGACCGGTCACCGCGACACTGACGTGCCTTACGGCAATATCGTGGCGCTGAATGAACATGCCGCCGTGCTGCACTACACCACGCTCGAGCATCAGCCGCCGTCCGACATGCGCAGCTTCCTGATTGATGCCGGTGCGGAATATAACGGTTATGCAGCGGACTTGACGCGCACCTATGCGGCGGACGGCGATAGCGATTTCGCCGCCCTGATTAAAGACCTCAATGCTGAACAGCTGGCGCTGATCGGCACGCTGAAGCCCGGCGTGCGTTATACCGATTACCACGTGCAGATGCACCAGCGTTTGGCCAGCCTGCTGAAGAAACACCGCCTGGTGAATGACATCAGCGAAGAGGCGATGGTTGAACAAGGATTGACCTGCCCGTTCCTGCCGCATGGTCTGGGCCACCCGCTGGGGTTACAGGTGCATGACGCCGCCGGCTTTATGCAGGATGAAAACGGCACCCATCTGGCGGCGCCGGCCAAATATCCGTTCCTGCGCTGTACGCGGGTGCTGCAGCCGGGCATGGTGTTGACCATTGAGCCGGGGCTGTATTTTATTGAGTCTCTGTTGGCGCCGTGGCGCAGCGGCGAGTTCGCTAAACACTTTGCCTGGGAGCGCATTGATATGATGAAGGCTTACGGCGGCATCCGCATTGAAGACAACGTCGTGATTCATGAAAAGCGGGTGGAAAACATGACGCGCGATCTTAATTTGGCGTGA
- the fadB gene encoding fatty acid oxidation complex subunit alpha FadB, producing MLYQGETLQLHWLENGIAELVFDAPGSVNKLDTRTVAALGEALDVLEKQTELKGLLLRSNKNAFIVGADITEFLSLFAAPAEKLQHWLAFANSIFNRLEDLPVPTIAAINGYALGGGCECVLATDFRVATPDARIGLPETKLGIMPGFGGSVRLPRLLGNDSALEIIAAGKDIGAKEALKVGLVDAVVAPEKLADAARQMLQQAIDGRLDWRASRQPKLEPLKLSPIEAAMSFTTAKGMVLQTAGKHYPAPMTAVKTIEAAAGLGRDEALKLETASFVPLARSNEARALVGIFLNDQFVKSQAKKLAKDRTAPKQAAVLGAGIMGGGIAYQSALKGVPVLMKDISEKSLTLGMGEAAKLLNKQLERGKLDGMKMAGVLATIQPTLDYAGIERAQVIVEAVVENPKVKAAVLAEVEGLIGKDTVLASNTSTIPINELAKSLQRPQNFCGMHFFNPVHRMPLVEIIRGERTSDETIAAVVAYASRMGKTPIVVNDCPGFFVNRVLFPYFAGFSLLLRDGADFRQVDKVMEKQFGWPMGPAYLLDVVGIDTAHHAQAVMAAGFPERMGKDYRDAVDVMFDNQRFGQKNQVGFYRYSQDNKGRPRKENDEQTDALLAAVSQPRQNISAEETIARMMIPMINEVVRCLEEGIIASPAEADMALVYGIGFPPFHGGVFRYLDTMGTAHYVEMAQRYAHLGALYQVPAGLRAKAERNETYYPVTAPIANVSTGQPA from the coding sequence ATGCTCTACCAAGGCGAAACATTACAACTACACTGGCTCGAGAACGGTATCGCCGAGCTGGTGTTTGATGCCCCAGGCTCCGTCAACAAGCTGGATACCCGCACCGTTGCCGCGCTGGGCGAAGCGCTCGACGTACTGGAAAAACAGACCGAGCTGAAAGGGCTGCTGCTGCGTTCCAACAAAAACGCATTTATCGTCGGTGCCGATATCACCGAATTCCTGTCGCTGTTCGCCGCCCCGGCGGAAAAACTGCAGCATTGGCTGGCTTTCGCCAATTCCATTTTCAACCGTCTGGAAGATTTACCGGTGCCGACCATTGCCGCCATCAACGGCTATGCACTGGGCGGCGGCTGCGAATGCGTGCTGGCGACGGACTTTCGCGTCGCAACACCGGATGCGCGCATCGGCCTGCCGGAAACCAAACTCGGCATTATGCCGGGCTTCGGCGGTTCGGTACGTCTGCCGCGTCTGCTCGGTAATGACAGCGCGCTGGAGATCATCGCCGCAGGTAAAGACATCGGCGCCAAAGAGGCGCTGAAAGTCGGCCTGGTCGATGCGGTCGTCGCGCCGGAAAAACTGGCGGATGCCGCGCGTCAGATGCTGCAACAGGCCATTGACGGGCGGTTGGACTGGCGCGCCAGCCGCCAGCCGAAGCTGGAACCGCTGAAGCTCAGCCCGATTGAAGCAGCCATGAGCTTCACCACCGCCAAAGGTATGGTGCTGCAAACCGCCGGCAAACACTATCCGGCGCCCATGACCGCGGTGAAGACGATTGAGGCCGCCGCCGGATTGGGACGCGATGAAGCACTGAAGCTGGAGACCGCCAGCTTTGTACCGTTGGCGCGTTCCAATGAAGCCCGGGCGTTGGTCGGTATTTTCCTCAACGATCAGTTTGTGAAAAGTCAGGCGAAAAAACTGGCGAAAGATCGCACCGCGCCGAAGCAGGCCGCAGTGCTGGGCGCCGGCATTATGGGCGGTGGCATCGCCTACCAGTCCGCATTAAAAGGCGTGCCGGTACTGATGAAAGATATCAGTGAAAAATCGCTGACGCTCGGCATGGGCGAAGCCGCCAAGCTGCTGAACAAACAGCTGGAGCGCGGTAAGCTCGACGGCATGAAGATGGCCGGCGTGCTGGCAACCATTCAGCCCACGCTGGACTACGCCGGCATTGAACGCGCTCAGGTGATTGTGGAAGCGGTGGTGGAGAATCCGAAGGTCAAAGCCGCAGTGCTAGCCGAAGTTGAAGGGCTCATCGGCAAAGACACGGTTCTGGCGTCTAATACCTCGACTATTCCGATTAATGAACTGGCAAAATCGCTGCAACGGCCGCAGAACTTCTGCGGTATGCACTTCTTTAACCCGGTGCACCGCATGCCGCTGGTAGAAATCATCCGCGGTGAACGCACCAGCGACGAAACCATCGCCGCCGTGGTGGCCTACGCGTCACGCATGGGGAAAACGCCGATCGTGGTCAACGACTGCCCGGGCTTCTTCGTCAACCGCGTGCTGTTCCCTTACTTTGCCGGCTTCAGCCTGCTGTTGCGGGACGGCGCTGATTTCCGTCAGGTCGATAAAGTGATGGAAAAACAGTTCGGCTGGCCAATGGGCCCGGCCTATCTGCTGGACGTAGTCGGTATTGATACTGCCCATCACGCCCAGGCCGTGATGGCCGCCGGCTTCCCTGAACGTATGGGCAAGGATTACCGCGATGCGGTCGACGTGATGTTCGACAACCAGCGCTTCGGCCAGAAAAACCAGGTGGGCTTCTACCGCTATAGCCAGGATAACAAAGGCAGACCGCGTAAAGAGAACGACGAACAGACCGATGCGCTGTTGGCGGCAGTCAGCCAGCCGCGGCAAAACATCAGCGCCGAGGAAACTATCGCGCGCATGATGATCCCGATGATTAACGAAGTGGTGCGCTGTCTGGAAGAAGGCATCATCGCCAGCCCGGCGGAAGCCGATATGGCGCTGGTTTACGGCATCGGTTTCCCGCCGTTCCACGGCGGCGTCTTCCGCTACCTGGATACCATGGGCACGGCTCATTACGTTGAAATGGCGCAGCGTTACGCACATCTGGGCGCGCTGTATCAGGTTCCGGCCGGCCTGCGCGCCAAAGCCGAACGTAATGAAACCTACTACCCGGTGACGGCGCCAATCGCGAATGTCTCCACGGGCCAACCGGCATGA
- the fadA gene encoding acetyl-CoA C-acyltransferase FadA, whose translation MENVVIVDAVRTPMGRSKGGAFRQVRAEDLSAHLMRTLLSRNPVVEPSAIDDIYWGCVQQTLEQGFNVARNAALLAEIPHTVPAVTVNRLCGSSMQALHDAARAIMVGDAQVSLIGGVEHMGHVPMNHGIDFHPGLSRSVAKAAGMMGLTAEMLAKMHNISRQMQDEFAARSHQRAHAATLAGHFKQEIVATTGHDADGVLTRYDFDEVIRPETTVETLAALRPAFDPVNGTVTAGSSSALSDGASAMLLMSESHAKSLGLKARARIRSMAVVGCDPSIMGYGPVPASRLALKRAGLTTQDIDLFELNEAFAAQSLPCIKDLGLLDSLDDKVNLNGGAIALGHPLGCSGSRISTTLLNLMERRDAQFGLATMCIGLGQGIATVFERV comes from the coding sequence ATGGAAAACGTAGTTATTGTTGACGCCGTCCGTACGCCGATGGGCCGCTCAAAAGGCGGCGCCTTCCGTCAGGTGCGCGCCGAGGATCTGTCCGCCCACCTGATGCGTACGCTGCTCAGCCGCAATCCGGTAGTGGAACCCAGCGCAATTGACGATATTTACTGGGGCTGCGTACAGCAAACGCTGGAGCAAGGCTTTAACGTCGCGCGTAATGCCGCACTACTGGCGGAAATTCCCCATACGGTGCCCGCCGTTACCGTGAACCGCCTGTGCGGCTCCTCCATGCAGGCGCTACACGACGCCGCTCGCGCCATTATGGTCGGCGATGCGCAGGTCAGCCTGATCGGCGGCGTCGAGCACATGGGCCACGTGCCGATGAACCACGGCATTGATTTCCACCCAGGCCTCAGTCGTTCGGTCGCCAAAGCCGCCGGCATGATGGGGCTGACCGCCGAGATGCTGGCCAAGATGCATAACATCAGCCGCCAGATGCAGGATGAGTTCGCCGCACGTTCGCACCAGCGGGCCCATGCCGCTACTCTGGCCGGTCATTTTAAACAGGAGATCGTCGCCACCACCGGTCACGATGCCGATGGCGTACTGACCCGCTACGATTTTGATGAGGTGATCCGCCCGGAAACCACGGTGGAAACGCTGGCGGCGTTGCGCCCGGCCTTCGACCCGGTGAACGGTACGGTCACCGCCGGCAGCTCCTCCGCCCTGTCAGACGGCGCTTCCGCCATGCTGCTGATGAGCGAATCGCACGCCAAATCCCTGGGACTGAAAGCACGTGCGCGCATCCGCTCCATGGCGGTGGTGGGTTGCGATCCGTCCATCATGGGCTACGGTCCGGTACCGGCCAGCCGGCTGGCGCTGAAGCGCGCCGGACTAACCACGCAGGACATCGACCTGTTTGAACTGAACGAAGCCTTCGCCGCCCAGTCGCTGCCCTGCATCAAGGATCTGGGGCTTCTGGACAGCCTTGACGATAAGGTGAACCTGAACGGCGGCGCTATTGCGCTGGGTCACCCGCTGGGCTGCTCCGGCTCGCGTATCTCCACCACCCTGCTGAACCTGATGGAACGCCGCGACGCGCAGTTTGGCCTGGCCACTATGTGCATCGGCCTGGGACAAGGCATCGCCACCGTGTTCGAACGCGTATAA
- the fre gene encoding NAD(P)H-flavin reductase, whose amino-acid sequence MTILSCKVTSVEAITDTVYRVRLVPEAPFSFKAGQYLMVVMDERDKRPFSLASTPSQQEYIELHIGASELNLYAMAVMDRILKEQAITVDVPHGDAWLREDGSRPLVLIAGGTGFSYARSILLTALEQQPDRDIAIYWGGRELQHLYDLSELEALSLQHPNLQVIPVVEQPDPEWRGRSGTVLSAVLQDYGSLADHDIYIAGRFEMAKIARERFCAERGAQASRMFGDAFSFI is encoded by the coding sequence ATGACAATATTGAGCTGTAAAGTGACCTCCGTAGAGGCCATTACCGATACCGTTTATCGGGTACGTTTGGTGCCGGAAGCGCCGTTTTCATTCAAGGCCGGACAATATTTGATGGTGGTGATGGACGAGCGCGACAAGCGCCCGTTCTCACTGGCCTCCACCCCGTCGCAGCAGGAGTATATTGAGCTGCATATCGGCGCTTCAGAGCTGAATCTGTACGCCATGGCGGTGATGGACCGTATTTTGAAAGAGCAGGCGATTACCGTCGACGTACCGCATGGCGATGCCTGGCTGCGTGAAGACGGCAGCCGCCCGCTGGTGCTGATCGCCGGAGGTACCGGCTTCTCGTATGCGCGTTCCATTTTGCTGACCGCGCTGGAGCAGCAGCCGGATCGCGATATCGCGATTTACTGGGGCGGCCGTGAACTGCAGCATCTGTATGACCTGAGCGAGCTGGAAGCGCTGTCGTTGCAGCACCCGAATCTGCAGGTGATCCCGGTGGTGGAACAGCCAGACCCAGAATGGCGCGGCCGCAGCGGCACGGTATTGAGCGCGGTGCTGCAGGATTACGGTTCGCTGGCCGACCACGATATTTATATCGCTGGACGCTTTGAAATGGCGAAGATTGCCCGTGAGCGCTTCTGCGCTGAGCGCGGTGCGCAGGCGTCGCGCATGTTTGGCGATGCTTTCTCGTTTATTTAA